AGCAGTCGGTGCGGCAGGGGCAGATCGAGGTGGGCGTGCTCGGCGGCATCCTGCGCGACAAGGCGCTGGAGAAGGGCGGCCTGCGCAAGCTGTTCTCCGACTTCGACCTGCTCGGCGCGTTCACCGCGGGCACCTACGTGTTCACCGAGAAGTTCCTGCGGGACAACCCGAACACCGTGCGCACCTTCGTCAGCGGCGTGGCCAGGGCGATCGAGTGGAGCCGCACCACGCCGCGCGAGCAGGTCGTCGAGCGCAAGGTCGCGATCCTGACCGGCCGCGGCCGCAACGAGGACCCGGCCGCGCTGCGGTACTGGAAGTCCACCGGTGTCGCGCAGAAGGGCGGCCGGATCACCGACGAGGAGCTGAACGTGTGGATCGACTGGCTCGCCGAACGCGGTGAGATCGCCAAGGCGCAGGTGAAGGTCACCGACCTCTACACCAACGACTTCAACGAGCTGGCCCGATGAGCACCCACATCAGCTTCCGCGGCGTCACCAAGCGGTTCCAGGTCAAGGACCGGAAGTCCCGGCGCCGCAGCGAGTTCACCGCCGTCCAGGGGGTCGACCTGGACGTGGAGCGCGGCGAGTTCCTGGTCCTGGTCGGGCCGAGCGGGTGCGGCAAGTCCACCCTGCTCGACCTGCTCGGCGGGCTGACCGCGCCCACCGAGGGCGAGGTCCTGCTGGACGGCAGGCCGATCACCGGGCCCGGCCTGGACCGCGGCGTGGTGTTCCAGCAGTACGCGCTGCTGCCGTGGCGCACCGCCCAGGGCAACGTCGAGTTCGGCCTGGAGGCGGGCGGCGTGCCGCGCCGCGAGCGCGCCGACCGGGCCCGCGCGTTCCTGGACCTGGTGGGGCTCTCCGGCTTCGAGGACCGGCACCCGCACCAGCTCTCCGGCGGCATGCGGCAGCGGGTCGCGATCGCCCGCAGCCTCGCCTACGACCCGGACGTGCTGCTGATGGACGAGCCGTTCGCCGCGCTCGACGCCCAGACCCGCGAGTCGCTGCAGGACGAGCTGCTGCGCATCTGGCAGCGCACCGGCAAGACGGTCGTGTTCATCACGCACGGCATCGACGAGGCCGTCCACCTGGGGCAGCGGGTGGCCGTGCTGACCTCGCGGCCCGGCCGCGTCAAGGAGGTGGTCCCGATCGAGCTGGGCGACCGCACCGGCCAGGACGACCCGCGCTCCAGCGCGGAGTTCGCCCGCTACCGGCACCGGATCTGGGAACTGCTGCACGACGAGGTCTCGCGCGCCCGGCAACAGGAGAAGGAGGTGGCGGTGGCATGACCGCCCTGCTGGAAGCCCCACCGGAGGTCGGGGAGGGCGCGGCACCCGCGGACCGGCCGCGACGGACCCCCGTCGCCCGCCGGGTCGCCGAGGCCCTGCTGGCCGCGGTCAACCGGGTGGTGGCGATCGCGGCGCTGCTGGCGCTGTGGGAGGCCGCGCCCCGGCTCGAACTGGTCGACCCCACGTTCCTGCCGCCGCTGTCCACCGTGCTCGACGCGTGGTGGGGCCTGGCCACGAGCGGCCAGCTGCTGGAGCACACGGGGGCCAGCCTCGCCCGCTCGCTGTCCGGGTTCGGCCTCGCGGTGGCCGTCGCCGTGCCGCTCGGCCTGCTGATCGGCTGGTACAAGCCGGTGGCGGCGCTGCTGGGACCGCTGCTGGAGGTGTTCCGCAACACCGCCGCGCTGGCCCTGCTGCCGGTGTTCGTGCTGCTGCTCGGCATCGGCGAGACCTCGAAGATCACCATCGTGTTCTACGCGTGCACCTGGCCGGTGCTGCTGAACACGATCAGCGCGGTGCGCGGCGTGGACCCGACCCTGCTGCGGCTGGGCCGGTCGGTGGACCTGTCCGGGTTCCGGCTGTTCCAGAAGGTGATCCTGCCCGCCGCGGTGCCCACGGTGTTCACCGGCGTCCGGCTGGCGGGCGCGGTGTCGATCCTGGTGCTGGTGGCCGCCGAGATGGTCGGCGCCAAGGCCGGGCTCGGCTACCTGATCAACGCCTCGCAGTTCAACTTCGCCATCCCGCAGATGTACGCGGGCATCATCACCATCTCCGCCATCGGTGTCGCGTTCAACCAGGTCCTGGTGGCCCTGGAGGGCCGGTTCACGTCCTGGCGCGTCCCCGTCGGCGCCTGAGGGCGCCCCCGAAGTCGGAAGGAGATCCCCCGGATGTCGCTCGAACTCACCGCGGACGTGCTCGTCGTCGGAGGCGGACCGGCCGCCACGTGGGCGGCGCTCAAGGCCGCCGAGGAGGGTGCCTCGGTGGTGCTGGCCGACAAGGGCTACTGCGGCACCAGCGGCGCGACCGCGTCCGGCGGCACCGGCGTGTGGTACGTGCCGCCGGAGCCGGAGGCCCGCGAGAAGGCCATGGCGAGCAGGGAGGGGCTGGGCGGCTACCTGGCCGACCGGCGCTGGATGGCCAGGGTGCTCGACGAGACCTACGAGCGGATCAACGAGCTGGCCGAGGTCGGCCGCTACCCGTTCCCGGTCGGCCCGGACGGCCGTCAGCTCCGCAACGGCCTCCAGGGGCCGGAGTACATGCGGCGCCAGCGGGTCCGGGTGCGCCGCGCCGGGGTCACCGTGCTGGACCACAGCCCGGTCACCGAGCTGCTGACCGCGGCGGACGGCGCGGTGGCGGGCGCGGCGGGCCACCAGCGGCAGGCCGACCGGCCGTTCCGGGTCCGCGCGGGCGCGGTGGTGCTCGCGACCGGCGGCTGCGCGTTCCTGAGCAGGGCCCTGGGGTGCAACGTCAACACCGGCGACGGCGCGCTGTTCGCCGCCGAGGTGGGCGCGGAGCTGTCGGGCATGGAGTTCTCCAACGCCTACGGCATCGCCCCCGAGCACACCTCGGTCACCAAGACCGCGTTCTACAACTACGCCACGTTCTACCGCGCGGACGGCTCGGTGCTCGACGGCGCCGGCAGCCAGGGCGGCCGGTCGGTGATCGCCCGGACGCTGTTGTCGGAGAAGGTGTTCTGCAAGCTCGACCGCGCCGACGAGGCCGCCCGCGTGGCCATGCGGCTGGCGCAGCCGAACTTCTTCCTCACCTTCGACCGGCTGGGCGTCGACCCGTTCACCGAGCCGTTCGCGGTCACCCTGCTCGCCGAGGGCACGGTGCGCGGCACCGGTGGCATCCGCATCGTCGACGACGGCTGCGCGACCACCGTGCCCGGCCTCTACGCGGCGGGCGACGCGGCGACCAGGGAGCTGATCTGCGGCGGCTTCACCGGCGGCGGCAGCCACAACGCGGCGTGGGCGATCTCGTCCGGGTCGTGGGCGGGCCGCGCCGCCGCCCGGTTCGCCCGCGCCCTCGGCCCGGCCGCGACCGGCCGCGAGGTGACCGCCGCGGGCGGCGCCGGCCTGCGCCCCACCGGCACCCCGGGCCGGGTGTCCGCCGCCGAGGTGGTCGGCACCGTGCAGGCCGAGGTGCTGCCCTACGACAAGAACTACCTGCGGCACGGCGACGTGCTGCGGCCCGCCCTGCGGGTGCTGGACGGCGCGTGGGAGTCGGTCCGGGCCGGCCTGCGCGCCGAGGGTGCCGACGCGGTGCGCGCCCGCCAGGCCGCCGCGATGCTCGCGCACGCGCGGTGGATGTACACCTCGGCGCTCGTGCGCAGCGAGAGCCGGGGCATGGCCAAGCGGCTCGACTTCCCCGACCTCGACCCCGCCCAGCACTTCCGGATCACCTCGGGTGGCCTGGACGAGGTGTGGGCCCGACCGGAGGAGGTCGCGGCGTGATCGAGCTGGTGTCCGCCGACCGGTGCGTGGCCTGCGACAAGTGCGTCGTCGTCTGCCCCACGAACGTGTTCGACCGCGGTGAGGACGGGGTGCCGGTCGTCAGCAGGCAGCAGGACTGCCAGACCTGCTTCCAGTGCGAGGCCAACTGCCCCACCGACGCGCTGTTCGTCGCGCCGCACACGCACCCGCTGCCCGAGGGGTCGTTCGCGCACGACGAGGAGCACCTGCGGCGCACCGGGCTGCTCGGCAGCTACCGCAGGCACATCGGCTGGGGGCACGGCCGCACGCCCGGCGCGGCGCGGGCGGTCGGCCCCGCGCTCTCGCCGTCCGGCCCCCCGCTCATCTCGTGAGCACCGCCGCGGAGCACCGCCGGGGCACGGCCGCCGCGGCGGTGCTGGGCGCGGTGCTGCGGCACGGTCCCGTCGCCCGCAGCACCATCGCCCGGCTGGCGGGCCTCAGCCCGGCCGCGGTGACCCGCAACTGCGCCGCGCTGGTCGACCTGGGCCTGCTCACCGAGCGCGCCGGACCCGTGCCGTACCAGGGGATCGGCCGGCCGCACGTGCCGCTCGACATCGAGACCGAGCGGCACATCGTGGCCGGGGTGCACGTCGCGCACGAGTACTGCACGCTGGCGCTGATGGACCTGCGCGGGCACGTGCGGGCCCGGCTGCGCGTGCCGCACCGCAGGCCGGACGACCCGGTGGAGGTGCTGACCACCGCCGCCGACCACCTGGTGCGCCTGCACGCCGAGCGGCTGCCCGGGCACGTGCCGCTCGGCCTGGGCGTCGCGGCGGGCGGCTGGATCGACACCGAGGAGGGCGTGCTGGTCGAGCACGCCTCGCTCGGCTGGCGCGACGTCCCCGTGCGCGAGCTGCTCGCCTCCCGCACCGGCCTGCCGGTGCTGGTGGACAGCCACGCGCGGGCGCTGGCGCAGGCCGAGCAGCTGTTCGGCGCGGCCGGGCACCGCGAGTCCCTGGTCCACCTGTTCGTCGGCAACGTCGTGGACGCGGCGATCGTCACCGGCGGCACCACCCACCGCGGCGCGCGGTCGGCGGCGGGCGGGATCGCGCACCTGGCGCTGGGCGACCCGGCGATCCGGTGCGGGTGCGGCCGCAACGGCTGCCTGGAGGCCACCCTGTCGGACCGGGCCTGGGCGCGGCGGGCCCACCGGGCGGGCGTGATCGACCGGCCGTCCATCGCCGACCTGGGCGAGGCCGCCGTCCGCGGGTGCGGCCGGGCCACCGCGCTGCTGGTCGAGCGCGCCCGGATGGCCGCCCGCGCCGCGGCCCTGCTGTTCGACATCGTCAACCCCGACGTGCTGGTGGTCACCGAGCTGGGCGTGATCCGGCTGCCCGAGTGCGTGGCCGCGCTGCGCGCCGAGGTGACCGCCACGTCCCGGGTGTGCCCGTCGGCCTCGGCCGTCATGGCCAGCAGCTTCGGCGAGGACGTGCTGGGCGTGGCGGCCGGTGCCGTGCAGCTCAACGCCCTCTACGCCGACCCCTTGAGCATCCGCAGTCCGATCCGGTTGGGAGTCTGAAGTTGTCCGCACGCGAGCTCCACCTCAACGCGTTCCTGATGGGTGTCGGCCACCACGAGGCCGCCTGGCGGCACCCGCGGACCGACCCGCACGCGCACGACGACGTGGCGCACTTCCAGGAGCTGGCGCGGATCGCCGAGCGCGGGAAGTTCGACTCGGTGTTCCTGGCCGACGGCGTGCAGGTCATGGGCGACGTGCGGCACAGCATCGCCCACCGGTTCGAGCCGGTCACGCTGCTGACCGCGCTCGCCCAGGCCACCGAGCGCATCGGGCTGATCGCGACCGCGTCCACCGGCTTCAGCGAGCCCTACAACCTGGCCCGGCTGTTCTCCTCGCTCGACCACATCAGCGGCGGCCGGGCGGGCTGGAACATCGTGACCACGGCGGGGGACCGGTCGGCGCAGAACTTCAACCGCGAGGTCAACGCCGAGCACGCCGAGCGCTACCAGCGGGCCGCCGAGTTCCTGGACGTGGTCACCGCGCTGTGGGACTCGTGGGAGGACGACGCGCTGGTGGTGGACCGGGAGTCCGGCGTGTTCGCCGACGACGCCAAGGTGCACGAGATCAACCACAAGGGACGGTTCTTCTCCGTGCGCGGCCCGCTGAACGCGGTGCGCAGCCCCCAGGGCCACCCGCTGCTGGTGCAGGCGGGCTCCAGCGAGGACGGCAAGGCGTTCGCGGCGACGTGGGCGGAGGCCGTGTTCACCGCCCACCAGACCTACGGCGACGCGGCCGCGTTCTACGCGGACCTCAAGCGCCGCGTCACGGCGCAGGGGCGGTCCGCCGACGACGTCAAGGTGCTGCCCGGGATCGTCCCGGTGCTCGGCGGCACCGAGGCGGAGGCGCGGGCGCTGGCCGACTCGCTCGACGACCTGATCATCCCGACCCGCGCGGTGCGGCAGCTGACCGAGCTGATCGGCGTGGACCTGACCGACCACCCGCTGGACGAGCGGTTGCCGCCGCTGCCGCCGGTGAGCCACGTCAACGGCGCGAAGAGCCGCTTCGAGCTGGTCCGCGACCTGGCGGAGCGGGAGGGGCTGACGCTGCGGCAGGTGCTGCGCCGGCTCGGCGGCGGGCGCGGGCACCAGGTGGTCGTCGGCACGCCCGAGCAGGTCGCCGACCACGTCGAGCTGTGGTTCACCACCGGCGCGGCGGACGGGTTCAACGTGATGGCGCCCCTGCTGCCGTCCGGCCTGGAGGACTTCGTCGACCACGTGGTCCCGCTGCTGCGGGCGCGCGGCCTGTTCCGCGCGGAGTACTCCGGCCGCACCCTGCGCGAGCACTACGGCCTGCCGCGGCCGGTCAGCCGTTACGCCGAGGTGGTGCCGGTGTGATCGCGGGGGCGCCCGGACCGGTGCGGTCCGGGCGCCCCGGCTTCAGCCGGGCAGCGGACCGATCACCTTGGTCAGCCGTTCGACCTCCCGCAGCGGGTTCGGCACCGCCGCGGTCCTCGCCGCGGGTTCGGGCAACGGCATCCCGGCGCAGCTCAGGTCACCGGGCGGCACGACGCCGTCGACCAGGTAGGACTCCACCACGTCGTTGACGCACGCGTTGTCACCCCCGTAGATGCCGTGGTCGCCCTCGTCGGTCACGGTCAGCAGCCGCGAGCCGGCGAACCGCTCGTGCGCCCGCCGCGCACCCTCCAGCGGGGTCGCCGGGTCGCGCACCGACTGCACCATCAGCACCGGCGGCACGCCCCGGCCCGTCGGCGTCGGCAGCCGGACGTCATCCGGCCGGTCCCAGAACGCGCACGGCCCGGCCAACCGGTACCAGCCGAACAGCGGGTACCGGGTGCCGTCGCGCTCGGCCTCGCGGGCCAGGCTGCGCGCGTCGCCGCGGAACGGGGTGTCGTTGCACAGGATGTTCATCAGCGTGCCCTCGGTCGCGTCGGCGACCGGGTCGACGGCCGCGGCGGTCGTCGCGGCAGCCGTCGGCGGCTGGTCGACCAGCGCGACGAGCCGGGCGAACTGCCGGCCGGTCTCGGGCCAGGACGCCTTCGCGTAGAGCGAGTTGAACAGGCCCAGGTCGAACTGCGTGGCGGTGACCACCGTGCCGTCGGGCAGCACCACCGGCCGCTCGACCAGCTTGGACCGCACCCGCTCGTAGGTGCGCCGCACCTGCTCGCCGTCCGAGCCCAGGTGGTAGAGCGAGTCGTGGCGCCCCAGCCACGGCGCCAGGTCGACCCGGAACCGCCGCTCGCCCGCCGCGCCGAACACCGAGAACACCTGCTGCCACGGCGCGGTGAACTCGGCGTTGGAGTCCAGCACGAACCGCTCGACCCGGTGCGGGAACGCGGTGGCGTAGTGGGCGCCCAGCCACGTGCCGCCGGAGTAGCCGACCCAGCTCACCTTCCTCCTGCCGAGCAGGTGGCGCAGCAGGTCCAGGTCGCGCACGGTCTGCTCGGTGGTGATGGCGCGCCCGAGCGCGCCGGACTTCTCCTGGCAGGTCCGGGCGTACTCGGCCATGGCGTCGTGGACGGCGTCGACGTTGGCCCGGCCGCGGTCCCGGGGGTCGAGGTGGAAGGGGTAGGTGAGGCCGCCGCAACTCGCCTTGGTGCTGTCACCGGTGCCGCGCACGTCGATGCCGATGATCTCGGCGTTGTCGGTCAACCGGGTGCGGTTGCCCGCCAGGAACATCAGCGGCAGCATCCGCCCGCTCGCGCCGGGGCCGCCGGGGTTGGTGAGCACGGTCGTCCTGCTGTCGGCGGGTTTGAGCCGGCTCACCGCGATGGTGATGTCGGTGGGGTCGTGGGGGCGGTGCCAGTCGAGCGGGGCTTTGTAGGAGCCGCACTCCAGGCGTTCCGCACCCGGTGGGGCCTCGGCCGGCACCTCGGTGAAGCAGGGTTTCCAGTCGATGGCCTGGGTGAGGTAGTGCCGCGGTGTGCCGGGCGGTGATTCGGCGGTCGCTTCGGTGGTCAGGAGGCCGCACGCCAGAAGTGGGGTGGTGAGGGCGGCGGTCATGCGCGTCGTTCGTCTCACGCGGCCATTCCAGCGTTGGTGTTCGTGCTTCGACGTCCGCCTGGGGTCTCTGCGATGATCACCGCCCAGGCGGGTTGACCGCGCGCGTGCCGATCGGTTATGCCGCTCGGGTCTGGTTGGTGGGTGCGCATGTGGGTGGGGTTCGCGTCCGGGCTGTTCCCCGAGGCGGGGCTCGGCCCGCCGGTGAGCGGGGAACGGCTCGGCGCCGCGGGATGTGGGGGACCGACTGCGTGTGGTCCCCGGAGCGGATCGTCGAGCTGGACCTCCACTTCCGATCCGACCCTCCGGGAGTTGTCCGCGCCGTTCGACGAACTGCTGTTCATCCCCGCGGGGGTTCCCGGACCACCGCGCGGTCAACGCCGCAGCACCGCCCGCACCACGAGCGCGTCGTGGTCCGTGTACGTCGTCGGCTCGATCTCCGGCACGGGCGACGCGAGGTCGCCGTAAGCGTGCTGGATTCCGGGCGCCTGCACCGCCGCCGCGTCGGTCAGGGTCCAGTGACCCGCCGGCGCGCAGGAGGTGCGCCGGTTGACGTCACCGGCGAAGGCGGTCGGTCGCCCGCGGGAGGCCAGGACCGCCGCCAGTTCGGCGCACTGGGCCGAGTTGGTGGTGCCCGGGGCCTCGCCGTCGGTGGACAGGTGCGTGGTGCACACGTCCACCCGCCGCGCGGTGGTCACGCACAGCCAACGTCGTTGCTCCACCCCGCTGAACACGGAGAACGGCGCGTCCTCCGACGCGCGGATCGCCTCCTTGGTGAGCACGGCGTTGCCGAACACCCCGCGCCCCTCCGGCGACTTGCACGCCAGCGGCGCACCCCGGTAGACCACCGTGGCGAAGCGGTGGTGGTAGCCGGTGCGCGCGGCGATCTCGGCCACGTCGCCGCTGCACGCCTCGTTGAGCGTGACGGCGTTGACGTCGTTGGCCCGGATGCGCTCGACGACCTCGTCGACGATCTTGGGGTACTCGGTCTTGCCGTAGCACCCGGCGTAACCGCTGGAGCAGACGTTCATGTGCAGCAGGGAGTAGGGCGGCTTCGCCGCGGCGGTGGCGGGGAACAGCAGGCCGATGGCCAGCACGCAGCCCAGCAGGCGTCGGATCACGCTGCGATTGTGCTGACCCGGACGAGGAATCCGAAGGTCGCGGGACAAGAGTTCACCCCGCGGACCGCTCCCGGTCGTCCCGGCGCGGCACCGACCACCACGACAGCGCCGCCGCCACCGCGCCCAGCACCGCCAGCAGCACGAACACCGGCGAGTAGCCGCCCAGCACCGCCGCCAGCGCGGTGCCCGCCCACGGCGCGAGGGCCGCGGTGATCGCCATCGGCGCCTGGAGCAGGCCGCTGAGGCGCCCGTAGTGGGCGGTGCCCCAGCGGTCGGACACCGCGGTCGCCTGGACCAGGGTGAAGACGCCGCGGGCGGTGCCGGCGAGCACGGCCGCGGCGACGAGCAGGGCCGCCGGGCCGGGCAGCAGGCCCAGCAGCAACGTGGTGGTCGAGGCCACCAGCAGGACCGCGGCGGTCCTGGCGCGGACGCCGGTGGCGGCGACGAAGCGCGGGTAGCCGAGGCGGCCGAGCACCTGGCCGAGCCCGCCCAGGCCCAGGGTCCAGGCGGCCGCGGCGGTGGACAGGCCGCGCTCGGTCAGCAGCGGCACCAGGGCGACCACGACGGCGTAGACGGACAGGGCGCCCAGGGCCAGGGCGGCGACCAGCACGAGGAAGGGCCCGCTGCGGGCGACCGCGCTCGGGTCGTGCCCGGTCCGGTGCTCGTGCCGGGGCCACGGCGGGCGCAGCCCGAGCGCGTGGGCGGGCACGGTGACCAGGGCCAGCAGGCCGGCGAGCACCAGGTACGCGCCGCGCCAGCCCAGGTGCGCGGCGAGCCCGGCGGTCAGCGGCGCGAACACGGTGCTGGCCAGGCCGCCCGCCAGCGTCACCGCGGTGAGCGCCTGGACGCGGCGTTCGCCGTACCAGCGGGTCAGGGCGGCGAACGCGGGCTGGTAGAGCACGGCGGCCATGGCGGCGCCGATCAGCGCCCAGGCGCCGGTGAACCACGGCAGCGAGCGCGCCGAGGCCATGGCGACCACCGCGAGCGCCGCCACCACCGAACCCGCGGTCATGACGACCCGCGGCCCGTGCCGGTCCAGCACCCTGCCCAGCGGGACGCCCACGGCCGCCGAGACCAGTTGGCCCAGGGAGAAGGCCGCCGTCACGGAGGAGGGCGACCACCCCGTGTCGCCGCTGATCGCGGGCGCGAGCACGGGGAAGGCGTAGAAGAGGACGCCCCAGCCGGTGACCTGGGTCAGGCACAGCACCGCCAGGACGCGCCGGCCGACCACGTCCGCCGGGCGGACCGGCCGGACCTCAGGACCGCGCACCCGGCGCCGTCACGTTCGCCGGGAACTCGTCCAAGATCCCTCCCGCATCGTCTTCCCCGATCATAGGGAGGCCGGGAACATCGATAAACATCGATCGAGCCGGCCGGTGGCCCGGCACCGGTGCGCATCGGCTGTCGGGCGGAGCGCAACCTCACCCGAACGGACCGCGCGCGTCGCCGCCGGCGTGGCAGGCTGATCGTCGAGCAGGCCGGAATGCCCACCGAGGGGGGAGACCTCGCATGGCGTCGGAGGACTTGTCACGCAGGGACCTG
This portion of the Saccharothrix syringae genome encodes:
- a CDS encoding ABC transporter ATP-binding protein; this translates as MSTHISFRGVTKRFQVKDRKSRRRSEFTAVQGVDLDVERGEFLVLVGPSGCGKSTLLDLLGGLTAPTEGEVLLDGRPITGPGLDRGVVFQQYALLPWRTAQGNVEFGLEAGGVPRRERADRARAFLDLVGLSGFEDRHPHQLSGGMRQRVAIARSLAYDPDVLLMDEPFAALDAQTRESLQDELLRIWQRTGKTVVFITHGIDEAVHLGQRVAVLTSRPGRVKEVVPIELGDRTGQDDPRSSAEFARYRHRIWELLHDEVSRARQQEKEVAVA
- a CDS encoding ABC transporter permease, which produces MTALLEAPPEVGEGAAPADRPRRTPVARRVAEALLAAVNRVVAIAALLALWEAAPRLELVDPTFLPPLSTVLDAWWGLATSGQLLEHTGASLARSLSGFGLAVAVAVPLGLLIGWYKPVAALLGPLLEVFRNTAALALLPVFVLLLGIGETSKITIVFYACTWPVLLNTISAVRGVDPTLLRLGRSVDLSGFRLFQKVILPAAVPTVFTGVRLAGAVSILVLVAAEMVGAKAGLGYLINASQFNFAIPQMYAGIITISAIGVAFNQVLVALEGRFTSWRVPVGA
- a CDS encoding FAD-dependent oxidoreductase, with protein sequence MSLELTADVLVVGGGPAATWAALKAAEEGASVVLADKGYCGTSGATASGGTGVWYVPPEPEAREKAMASREGLGGYLADRRWMARVLDETYERINELAEVGRYPFPVGPDGRQLRNGLQGPEYMRRQRVRVRRAGVTVLDHSPVTELLTAADGAVAGAAGHQRQADRPFRVRAGAVVLATGGCAFLSRALGCNVNTGDGALFAAEVGAELSGMEFSNAYGIAPEHTSVTKTAFYNYATFYRADGSVLDGAGSQGGRSVIARTLLSEKVFCKLDRADEAARVAMRLAQPNFFLTFDRLGVDPFTEPFAVTLLAEGTVRGTGGIRIVDDGCATTVPGLYAAGDAATRELICGGFTGGGSHNAAWAISSGSWAGRAAARFARALGPAATGREVTAAGGAGLRPTGTPGRVSAAEVVGTVQAEVLPYDKNYLRHGDVLRPALRVLDGAWESVRAGLRAEGADAVRARQAAAMLAHARWMYTSALVRSESRGMAKRLDFPDLDPAQHFRITSGGLDEVWARPEEVAA
- a CDS encoding 4Fe-4S dicluster domain-containing protein; amino-acid sequence: MIELVSADRCVACDKCVVVCPTNVFDRGEDGVPVVSRQQDCQTCFQCEANCPTDALFVAPHTHPLPEGSFAHDEEHLRRTGLLGSYRRHIGWGHGRTPGAARAVGPALSPSGPPLIS
- a CDS encoding ROK family protein translates to MSTAAEHRRGTAAAAVLGAVLRHGPVARSTIARLAGLSPAAVTRNCAALVDLGLLTERAGPVPYQGIGRPHVPLDIETERHIVAGVHVAHEYCTLALMDLRGHVRARLRVPHRRPDDPVEVLTTAADHLVRLHAERLPGHVPLGLGVAAGGWIDTEEGVLVEHASLGWRDVPVRELLASRTGLPVLVDSHARALAQAEQLFGAAGHRESLVHLFVGNVVDAAIVTGGTTHRGARSAAGGIAHLALGDPAIRCGCGRNGCLEATLSDRAWARRAHRAGVIDRPSIADLGEAAVRGCGRATALLVERARMAARAAALLFDIVNPDVLVVTELGVIRLPECVAALRAEVTATSRVCPSASAVMASSFGEDVLGVAAGAVQLNALYADPLSIRSPIRLGV
- a CDS encoding LLM class flavin-dependent oxidoreductase, whose protein sequence is MSARELHLNAFLMGVGHHEAAWRHPRTDPHAHDDVAHFQELARIAERGKFDSVFLADGVQVMGDVRHSIAHRFEPVTLLTALAQATERIGLIATASTGFSEPYNLARLFSSLDHISGGRAGWNIVTTAGDRSAQNFNREVNAEHAERYQRAAEFLDVVTALWDSWEDDALVVDRESGVFADDAKVHEINHKGRFFSVRGPLNAVRSPQGHPLLVQAGSSEDGKAFAATWAEAVFTAHQTYGDAAAFYADLKRRVTAQGRSADDVKVLPGIVPVLGGTEAEARALADSLDDLIIPTRAVRQLTELIGVDLTDHPLDERLPPLPPVSHVNGAKSRFELVRDLAEREGLTLRQVLRRLGGGRGHQVVVGTPEQVADHVELWFTTGAADGFNVMAPLLPSGLEDFVDHVVPLLRARGLFRAEYSGRTLREHYGLPRPVSRYAEVVPV
- a CDS encoding alpha/beta hydrolase; amino-acid sequence: MRRTTRMTAALTTPLLACGLLTTEATAESPPGTPRHYLTQAIDWKPCFTEVPAEAPPGAERLECGSYKAPLDWHRPHDPTDITIAVSRLKPADSRTTVLTNPGGPGASGRMLPLMFLAGNRTRLTDNAEIIGIDVRGTGDSTKASCGGLTYPFHLDPRDRGRANVDAVHDAMAEYARTCQEKSGALGRAITTEQTVRDLDLLRHLLGRRKVSWVGYSGGTWLGAHYATAFPHRVERFVLDSNAEFTAPWQQVFSVFGAAGERRFRVDLAPWLGRHDSLYHLGSDGEQVRRTYERVRSKLVERPVVLPDGTVVTATQFDLGLFNSLYAKASWPETGRQFARLVALVDQPPTAAATTAAAVDPVADATEGTLMNILCNDTPFRGDARSLAREAERDGTRYPLFGWYRLAGPCAFWDRPDDVRLPTPTGRGVPPVLMVQSVRDPATPLEGARRAHERFAGSRLLTVTDEGDHGIYGGDNACVNDVVESYLVDGVVPPGDLSCAGMPLPEPAARTAAVPNPLREVERLTKVIGPLPG
- a CDS encoding endonuclease/exonuclease/phosphatase family protein; amino-acid sequence: MIRRLLGCVLAIGLLFPATAAAKPPYSLLHMNVCSSGYAGCYGKTEYPKIVDEVVERIRANDVNAVTLNEACSGDVAEIAARTGYHHRFATVVYRGAPLACKSPEGRGVFGNAVLTKEAIRASEDAPFSVFSGVEQRRWLCVTTARRVDVCTTHLSTDGEAPGTTNSAQCAELAAVLASRGRPTAFAGDVNRRTSCAPAGHWTLTDAAAVQAPGIQHAYGDLASPVPEIEPTTYTDHDALVVRAVLRR
- a CDS encoding MFS transporter, which codes for MRGPEVRPVRPADVVGRRVLAVLCLTQVTGWGVLFYAFPVLAPAISGDTGWSPSSVTAAFSLGQLVSAAVGVPLGRVLDRHGPRVVMTAGSVVAALAVVAMASARSLPWFTGAWALIGAAMAAVLYQPAFAALTRWYGERRVQALTAVTLAGGLASTVFAPLTAGLAAHLGWRGAYLVLAGLLALVTVPAHALGLRPPWPRHEHRTGHDPSAVARSGPFLVLVAALALGALSVYAVVVALVPLLTERGLSTAAAAWTLGLGGLGQVLGRLGYPRFVAATGVRARTAAVLLVASTTTLLLGLLPGPAALLVAAAVLAGTARGVFTLVQATAVSDRWGTAHYGRLSGLLQAPMAITAALAPWAGTALAAVLGGYSPVFVLLAVLGAVAAALSWWSVPRRDDRERSAG